The following proteins are co-located in the Helicobacter pylori genome:
- the mnmG gene encoding tRNA uridine-5-carboxymethylaminomethyl(34) synthesis enzyme MnmG codes for MVKESDILVIGGGHAGIEASLIAAKMGARVHLITMLIDTIGLASCNPAIGGLGKGHLTKEVDVLGGAMGIITDNSGLQYRVLNASKGPAVRGTRAQIDMDTYRIFARNLVLNTPNLSVSQEMTESLIIENDEVVGVTTNINNTYKAKKVIITTGTFLKGVVHIGTHQNQNGRFGENASNSLALNLKDLGFKVERLKTGTCPRVAGNSIDFEGLEEHFGDTNPPYFSYKTKDFNPTQLSCFITYTNPITHQIIRDNFHRAPLFSGQIEGIGPRYCPSIEDKINRFSEKERHQLFLEPQTIHKSEYYINGLSTSLPLDVQEKVIHSIKGLENALITRYGYAIEYDFIQPTELTHTLETKKIKGLYLAGQINGTTGYEEAAAQGLMAGINAVLALKNQDPFILKRNEAYIGVLIDDLVTKGTNEPYRMFTSRAEYRLLLREDNTLFRLGEHAYRLGLMEEDFYKELKKDKQEIQDNLKRLKECVLTPSKEVLKRLNELDENPINDKVDGVSLLARDSFNPEKMRSFFSFLTPLNERVLEQIKIECKYNIYIEKQHENIAKMDSMLKVSIPKGFVFKGIPGLSLEAVEKLEKFRPKSLFEASEISGITPANLDVLHLYIHLRKNS; via the coding sequence GTGGTAAAAGAAAGTGATATTTTAGTGATCGGTGGGGGGCATGCAGGCATTGAAGCGAGCTTGATTGCAGCCAAAATGGGGGCTAGAGTGCATTTAATCACCATGCTCATAGACACGATCGGTTTGGCGAGCTGTAACCCGGCGATTGGGGGCTTGGGTAAAGGGCATTTGACTAAAGAAGTGGATGTTTTAGGGGGGGCTATGGGGATTATTACGGATAATAGCGGTTTGCAATATCGTGTGTTAAACGCTTCTAAAGGGCCGGCGGTTAGAGGGACTAGAGCGCAAATTGATATGGATACTTACCGCATTTTTGCAAGGAATCTTGTTTTAAACACCCCTAATTTGAGCGTCTCTCAAGAAATGACTGAAAGTTTAATCATTGAAAATGATGAGGTAGTGGGCGTAACCACAAACATCAACAACACTTACAAGGCTAAAAAAGTGATCATCACCACAGGCACTTTTTTAAAAGGGGTGGTGCATATTGGCACGCACCAAAACCAAAACGGGCGCTTTGGGGAAAACGCTTCTAATTCTTTAGCCTTGAATTTAAAAGATCTTGGCTTTAAGGTGGAAAGGTTAAAAACCGGCACTTGCCCAAGAGTGGCGGGTAATAGCATTGATTTTGAAGGATTAGAAGAGCATTTTGGGGACACAAACCCTCCCTATTTTAGCTATAAAACCAAAGATTTTAACCCCACCCAACTCTCTTGTTTCATCACTTACACCAACCCTATTACCCACCAAATCATTAGGGATAATTTCCACCGAGCCCCCCTATTTAGCGGTCAAATTGAAGGCATAGGCCCAAGGTATTGCCCTAGCATTGAAGATAAGATCAATCGCTTCAGCGAAAAAGAACGCCACCAGCTGTTTTTAGAGCCTCAAACCATTCACAAAAGCGAATATTATATCAACGGCTTAAGCACCTCTTTACCCCTAGATGTGCAAGAAAAGGTCATTCACTCTATCAAAGGATTAGAAAACGCTCTCATCACGCGCTATGGCTATGCGATAGAGTATGATTTTATCCAGCCCACGGAATTGACCCACACTTTAGAAACCAAAAAAATCAAAGGGCTTTATTTGGCCGGGCAAATCAATGGGACTACCGGCTATGAAGAAGCGGCGGCTCAAGGGCTTATGGCTGGGATTAATGCGGTATTAGCCTTAAAGAATCAAGACCCCTTTATTTTGAAACGCAATGAAGCTTATATCGGCGTGTTGATTGATGATTTGGTTACTAAAGGCACGAATGAGCCTTACAGAATGTTTACCAGCCGAGCCGAATACCGCTTGCTTTTAAGAGAGGACAACACGCTTTTTAGATTAGGCGAACATGCCTATCGTTTAGGGCTTATGGAAGAGGATTTTTATAAGGAATTAAAAAAAGACAAACAAGAGATACAAGATAATCTCAAACGCCTTAAAGAATGCGTCCTTACCCCTAGTAAAGAAGTGTTAAAACGCTTGAATGAATTAGACGAAAACCCTATCAATGACAAGGTTGATGGCGTTAGCCTTTTAGCACGCGATAGTTTTAATCCAGAAAAGATGCGCTCCTTTTTCAGCTTTTTAACGCCTTTGAATGAGCGGGTTTTAGAGCAGATTAAAATTGAATGCAAGTATAATATTTATATTGAAAAGCAACACGAAAATATCGCTAAAATGGATAGCATGCTCAAAGTTTCTATCCCTAAAGGTTTTGTGTTTAAAGGCATTCCAGGCTTAAGCTTAGAAGCGGTAGAAAAGTTAGAA